The following coding sequences are from one Enterococcus sp. 4G2_DIV0659 window:
- a CDS encoding DivIVA domain-containing protein: MALTPLDIQNKNFSTKMRGYNQDDVDDFLDQVTKDYEDALQKNRELEKSLKHAEEKLQYFNELKDALNQSIIVAQDTADKVKTSANKESEVIVTSAENTANEMISSAEKRSSNLITSAEEKAKEILTDATDRARQLAAETDDLKKKTRVFHQRLSLMLEAQLEQVKSEEWNELLKPFSSYVSDSHTVIKEVLAKELDKDEEVAPTSTPVETVDKPTLEQAAIDPKAMLDLLNKNPE, translated from the coding sequence ATGGCATTAACTCCATTAGATATTCAAAACAAGAATTTCTCTACGAAAATGAGAGGGTACAATCAAGACGATGTCGATGATTTCTTAGATCAAGTAACGAAAGATTATGAAGACGCACTTCAAAAAAATCGTGAACTTGAAAAATCATTAAAACATGCAGAAGAAAAATTACAATATTTCAATGAATTAAAAGATGCGCTGAATCAATCGATTATCGTTGCTCAAGATACAGCAGACAAAGTGAAAACGAGTGCGAATAAAGAATCTGAAGTGATTGTTACATCTGCTGAAAATACAGCAAATGAAATGATTTCATCTGCTGAAAAGCGCTCAAGTAATCTAATTACATCTGCGGAAGAAAAAGCAAAAGAAATATTGACTGATGCAACAGATCGCGCCCGTCAATTAGCTGCTGAAACGGATGATTTGAAGAAAAAAACACGTGTCTTCCACCAACGTTTAAGTTTGATGTTAGAAGCGCAACTGGAGCAAGTTAAGAGTGAGGAATGGAATGAACTATTGAAACCATTCTCTAGCTATGTAAGTGATTCACATACTGTTATCAAAGAAGTTTTGGCAAAAGAACTTGATAAGGATGAAGAAGTAGCTCCAACTTCGACCCCTGTTGAAACAGTAGATAAGCCAACACTTGAACAAGCTGCGATTGATCCAAAGGCAATGCTTGATTTATTAAATAAAAATCCTGAATAA